One segment of Pseudomonas asgharzadehiana DNA contains the following:
- a CDS encoding bifunctional 4-hydroxy-2-oxoglutarate aldolase/2-dehydro-3-deoxy-phosphogluconate aldolase, with amino-acid sequence MKSPQPTVSMADKVALIDSLCAKARILPVITIAREQDILPLADALAAGGLTALEVTLRSEFGLKAIQVLREQRPELCTGAGTVLDRHMLEAAEVAGSQFIVTPGITRDLLEASVHSPIPLLPGISNASGIMEGYGLGYRRFKLFPAEVSGGVAAIKALGGPFGEVKFCPTGGVGPANIKSYMALKNVMCVGGSWMLDPEWVKNGDWARIQEVTAQALALLD; translated from the coding sequence ATGAAAAGCCCACAACCGACCGTGTCCATGGCGGATAAAGTTGCCCTGATCGACAGCCTCTGCGCCAAGGCGCGGATCCTGCCGGTGATCACCATTGCCCGTGAACAGGACATTTTGCCGCTGGCCGATGCCCTGGCAGCCGGTGGCTTGACCGCATTGGAAGTGACCCTGCGTTCCGAGTTCGGCCTCAAGGCCATCCAGGTGTTGCGTGAGCAGCGCCCGGAACTGTGCACCGGTGCCGGCACTGTGCTCGACCGCCATATGCTCGAAGCGGCTGAAGTGGCAGGCTCGCAATTTATCGTCACCCCCGGCATCACCCGCGACTTGCTGGAAGCCTCGGTACACAGCCCGATCCCATTACTGCCGGGCATCAGCAATGCCTCCGGAATCATGGAAGGCTATGGCCTGGGCTACCGCCGCTTCAAGCTGTTCCCGGCCGAAGTCAGCGGCGGCGTTGCCGCAATCAAGGCCCTGGGCGGCCCGTTCGGCGAAGTGAAGTTCTGCCCGACCGGCGGCGTCGGCCCGGCCAATATCAAAAGCTACATGGCGTTGAAAAACGTGATGTGCGTGGGCGGTAGCTGGATGCTGGACCCGGAGTGGGTCAAGAACGGCGACTGGGCCCGCATCCAGGAAGTCACCGCACAGGCGCTGGCGCTGCTCGATTGA
- the zwf gene encoding glucose-6-phosphate dehydrogenase — protein sequence MPLITVEPCTFALFGALGDLALRKLFPALYQLDGAGLLHDDTRILALAREAGSEQQHLAHIEKELRKYVGKELEETIAQRFLARLTYVHVDFMKADDYVALAEITGTEQCLIAYFATPAAVYGAICENLSKVGLAQNTRVVLEKPIGSDLESSRKVNDAVAQFFAENRTYRIDHYLGKETVQNLIALRFANSLFETQWNQNYISHVEITVAEQVGIEGRWGYFDKAGQLRDMIQNHLLQLLCLIAMDPPADLSADSIRDEKVKVLKALAPISPDGLTTQVVRGQYIAGYSAGKPVPGYLEEENSNTQSDTETFVALRADIRNWRWAGVPFYLRTGKRMPQKLSQIVIHFKEPSHYIFAPEQRLQISNKLIIRLQPDEGISLRVMTKEQGLDKGMQLRSGPLQLNFSDTYRSARIPDAYERLLLEVMRGNQNLFVRKDEIEAAWKWCDQLIAGWKKSGDAPKPYAAGSWGPMSSIALITRDGRSWYGDI from the coding sequence ATGCCTTTGATAACCGTAGAACCCTGCACCTTTGCCCTGTTTGGCGCCTTGGGTGATCTGGCGCTGCGCAAGTTATTTCCTGCCCTCTATCAACTCGATGGCGCCGGGCTGCTGCACGACGATACGCGCATCCTGGCCCTGGCCCGTGAAGCCGGCTCCGAGCAACAGCACCTGGCCCATATCGAAAAAGAACTGCGCAAATACGTCGGCAAAGAACTGGAAGAGACCATCGCCCAGCGGTTCCTGGCGCGCCTGACCTACGTACACGTCGACTTCATGAAGGCCGACGATTATGTGGCCTTGGCCGAAATAACCGGCACCGAGCAATGCCTGATCGCCTACTTCGCCACGCCAGCGGCGGTGTACGGGGCGATCTGCGAGAACCTGTCCAAGGTCGGCCTGGCGCAAAACACCCGCGTCGTGCTGGAAAAGCCCATCGGTTCGGACCTGGAGTCCTCGCGCAAGGTCAACGACGCCGTGGCGCAGTTCTTTGCGGAGAACCGCACCTACCGCATCGACCACTACCTTGGCAAAGAGACCGTCCAGAACCTCATTGCCCTACGGTTCGCCAATAGCCTGTTCGAAACCCAGTGGAACCAGAACTACATTTCCCACGTGGAAATCACCGTGGCCGAGCAGGTCGGTATCGAAGGCCGTTGGGGTTATTTCGACAAGGCCGGCCAACTGCGCGACATGATCCAGAACCACCTGCTGCAACTGCTTTGCCTGATTGCCATGGACCCGCCGGCCGACTTGTCCGCCGACAGTATCCGTGACGAGAAGGTCAAGGTGCTCAAGGCCCTGGCGCCCATAAGCCCGGATGGCCTGACCACCCAGGTGGTACGCGGCCAGTACATCGCCGGCTACAGCGCCGGCAAACCGGTGCCGGGTTACCTGGAAGAAGAGAATTCCAATACCCAGAGCGACACCGAAACCTTCGTCGCGCTGCGGGCCGATATCCGTAACTGGCGTTGGGCCGGGGTGCCGTTCTACCTGCGTACCGGCAAACGCATGCCGCAAAAACTGTCGCAGATCGTTATCCACTTCAAGGAACCGTCCCACTACATCTTCGCCCCCGAGCAGCGCTTGCAGATCAGCAACAAACTGATCATTCGCCTGCAGCCGGATGAAGGTATCTCCTTGCGTGTAATGACCAAGGAACAGGGCCTGGACAAGGGCATGCAACTGCGCAGCGGCCCACTGCAACTGAATTTTTCCGACACTTATCGCAGCGCGCGCATCCCCGATGCGTACGAGCGTTTGCTGTTGGAAGTGATGCGCGGTAATCAGAACCTGTTTGTTCGCAAAGATGAAATCGAAGCCGCGTGGAAATGGTGTGACCAGTTGATCGCCGGGTGGAAGAAATCCGGTGACGCGCCCAAGCCGTATGCGGCGGGGTCTTGGGGGCCGATGAGCTCCATTGCACTGATCACGCGGGATGGGAGGTCGTGGTATGGCGATATCTGA
- a CDS encoding D-hexose-6-phosphate mutarotase, producing the protein MHEQPLQRFFKSLRERPVFAWERFQMRDVLVIDHPLCQAVFSRQGAQLLHFQPRGQKPWLWCAAKWPQVGAIRGGVPVCWPWYGRHPSENAWPSHGWARLIDWKLLDSSTDDEGVRLHWQLQLCDWQVDLHAHLGETLELRLSTEHQDELPCQLSHALHAYWRIGHVDEIALSGLDGAQGYDQLNRQACQQEGELRVDGGCQRVFQHEGELHLKDHAWQRELCIDTGDSADTVVWHPGSRPLLGVSFNEASGFVCVESAMAGASLAPGERAHLSLQARAGV; encoded by the coding sequence ATGCATGAGCAACCGCTGCAACGCTTTTTCAAATCCCTGCGCGAGCGTCCGGTGTTTGCCTGGGAGCGCTTTCAGATGCGCGACGTGTTGGTGATCGACCATCCGCTGTGCCAGGCGGTGTTCAGTCGTCAGGGCGCGCAACTGCTGCATTTTCAGCCCCGTGGCCAGAAACCATGGCTGTGGTGCGCGGCCAAGTGGCCGCAAGTCGGTGCCATACGGGGTGGCGTGCCGGTGTGCTGGCCGTGGTATGGCCGCCACCCCAGCGAGAATGCCTGGCCGTCCCATGGTTGGGCGCGCTTGATCGACTGGAAACTGCTCGACAGCAGCACCGACGACGAAGGCGTGCGCCTGCACTGGCAATTGCAGCTGTGCGATTGGCAGGTGGACTTGCATGCGCACCTGGGCGAAACCCTGGAGCTGCGCCTGAGCACCGAGCATCAGGACGAGTTGCCGTGCCAGTTGAGCCATGCTTTGCACGCTTACTGGCGTATTGGTCACGTCGACGAGATAGCGCTGTCTGGGCTCGACGGCGCTCAAGGTTATGACCAGCTCAATCGTCAGGCTTGCCAGCAGGAAGGCGAATTGCGGGTGGACGGTGGGTGCCAGCGGGTATTCCAGCATGAGGGTGAGTTACACCTCAAGGACCACGCCTGGCAGCGCGAACTGTGTATCGACACCGGCGACAGCGCTGACACCGTGGTATGGCATCCTGGCAGCCGGCCGCTGTTGGGCGTCAGTTTCAACGAGGCGTCGGGGTTTGTGTGCGTGGAGTCGGCGATGGCCGGTGCCAGTTTGGCGCCGGGGGAGAGGGCGCACCTGAGTTTGCAGGCGAGAGCGGGGGTTTAG
- the pgl gene encoding 6-phosphogluconolactonase, with protein MAISELKLPQGVTAHEYRSPVLLAEGLANDVAEQLRVAISARGEATLVVSGGRSPVAFFQNLAKQGLDWSKVTITLADERWVPVEHADSNAGLLKQHLLQGPAAKARFLSLYSATPTLEDAAEQADRLLAELPAIDVLVLGMGDDGHTASLFPNSPNLAEALKADGTRRCWPMLAPTVPHQRLTMSRALLATANYTVLSISGSSKLTTLSAALASDDVAAMPIRAFLQPTLEIYWCP; from the coding sequence ATGGCGATATCTGAATTGAAACTGCCTCAGGGCGTAACGGCCCATGAGTACCGTTCGCCGGTGCTGCTGGCGGAGGGCCTGGCCAATGACGTGGCCGAGCAATTGCGCGTGGCCATCAGCGCCCGTGGCGAAGCGACCCTGGTGGTGTCCGGTGGCCGCAGCCCCGTGGCGTTTTTCCAGAACCTGGCCAAGCAAGGCCTGGACTGGTCAAAGGTCACCATTACCCTGGCCGATGAACGCTGGGTGCCGGTGGAGCACGCCGACAGCAATGCCGGTTTGTTGAAGCAGCACCTGTTGCAAGGCCCGGCGGCCAAGGCCAGGTTTTTGAGCTTGTACAGCGCGACGCCAACCCTTGAAGACGCTGCCGAGCAGGCCGATCGCCTGCTGGCCGAACTGCCGGCCATTGATGTGCTGGTGCTGGGCATGGGCGATGACGGCCACACCGCTTCGCTGTTTCCCAACAGCCCGAACCTCGCCGAAGCGCTGAAGGCCGACGGTACCCGCCGTTGCTGGCCGATGCTGGCGCCGACCGTGCCGCATCAGCGCCTGACCATGAGTCGCGCGTTGCTGGCCACGGCCAATTACACCGTGCTGTCGATTTCCGGCAGTTCGAAGTTGACCACCTTGAGCGCGGCCCTGGCCAGTGACGATGTTGCGGCCATGCCGATTCGCGCGTTTTTGCAACCTACATTAGAGATTTACTGGTGCCCATGA
- a CDS encoding MurR/RpiR family transcriptional regulator, whose translation MRNLLEQIRNRLEELNKAEKKVAEVILLNPQQATRFSIAALAQAASVSEPTVNRFCRSFGVSGYPELKLQLAQSLASGAAYVSRAVEADDNPEAYTQKIFGSAIASLDSACQALDPALISKAVDLLIQARQIHFFGLGASAPVAMDALHKFFRFNLSVTAHADVLMQRMIASVAHTGELFVIISYTGRTRELVEVARIARENGASVLGVTAENSPLAKASTVSLNIPLPEDTDIYMPMTSRIIQLTVLDVLATGMTLRRGVDFQPHLRKIKESLNDSRYPVGDEFN comes from the coding sequence GTGCGAAATCTTCTGGAACAGATCCGGAACCGCCTCGAAGAATTGAACAAGGCCGAGAAAAAAGTCGCCGAGGTCATCCTGCTCAACCCGCAGCAGGCGACCCGCTTCTCTATCGCCGCTCTCGCCCAAGCCGCGTCGGTCAGTGAACCGACGGTCAACCGTTTCTGCCGTTCGTTCGGCGTCAGCGGTTACCCTGAACTCAAATTGCAACTGGCGCAAAGCCTGGCCAGTGGCGCGGCCTATGTCAGCCGCGCCGTGGAGGCCGATGATAACCCTGAGGCCTATACCCAGAAGATCTTCGGCAGCGCCATCGCCTCCCTGGACAGTGCCTGCCAGGCGCTGGACCCCGCCCTTATCAGCAAGGCCGTGGACCTGTTGATCCAGGCGCGGCAGATCCACTTCTTCGGCCTGGGCGCTTCAGCCCCGGTGGCGATGGATGCCTTGCACAAATTCTTCCGCTTCAACCTGTCGGTCACCGCCCATGCCGACGTGCTGATGCAGCGCATGATCGCGTCGGTGGCGCATACCGGCGAGCTGTTCGTGATTATTTCCTACACCGGGCGTACGCGTGAACTGGTGGAAGTAGCCCGTATCGCCCGCGAAAACGGTGCCTCCGTGCTGGGCGTGACCGCCGAGAACTCGCCGCTGGCCAAGGCCAGTACAGTGAGCCTGAATATTCCGTTGCCGGAAGACACCGACATCTACATGCCGATGACTTCGCGGATCATCCAGCTGACGGTACTGGACGTGCTGGCCACCGGCATGACCTTGCGTCGCGGGGTGGATTTCCAGCCGCATTTGCGCAAGATCAAAGAGAGTTTGAATGACAGCCGGTATCCGGTTGGGGATGAGTTCAACTAA
- a CDS encoding aminotransferase class V-fold PLP-dependent enzyme, with protein sequence MPRNADNEDHWQAIARCYDVEPGPINLENGYFGRMSRPVQAQYLDHVAFINRSNSLHVRQRFETGENVEIRRQLAGLIDVDPESVAFTRNATEALQSLIRNYNRLQPGDQVLISDLEYDTVKGAMRWLTDVRGVEVVELSHTHPASFDSLVQTYRDAFAQHPRLKLMALTHVTHRTGLVMPVAAIAKAAREHGIDVILDGAHALGQIEFNLADLGIQFAGFNLHKWIGAPLTLGFLYIAPERLADIDPDMGEFHYPATDVRARTSYSTPNFPALMTLPLVFEEHRALGGAAAKGARVNYLRDLWVSRVRPLEGIEVLTSDDPRLYCGITAFKFMGRDQPVMVDRLLKEYGLFTTTRTGAAFGTCIRVTPGLLTSAADMSVLVDAITQLNTR encoded by the coding sequence ATGCCAAGGAACGCAGATAACGAAGATCACTGGCAGGCCATCGCCCGGTGCTATGACGTGGAACCGGGCCCGATCAATCTGGAAAACGGCTACTTCGGGCGCATGAGCCGTCCGGTGCAGGCGCAGTACCTGGACCACGTCGCGTTTATCAACCGCAGCAATTCGCTGCACGTGCGCCAACGCTTCGAGACCGGCGAAAACGTCGAGATCCGACGCCAACTGGCCGGGTTGATCGATGTCGACCCGGAGTCCGTCGCCTTCACGCGCAATGCCACCGAAGCCTTGCAGTCGCTGATCCGCAACTACAACCGTCTGCAACCGGGCGACCAGGTGTTGATCAGTGACCTGGAGTACGACACGGTCAAAGGCGCCATGCGCTGGCTGACGGATGTTCGCGGGGTCGAAGTAGTCGAACTGTCCCACACGCACCCGGCGAGTTTCGACAGCCTGGTGCAGACGTATCGCGATGCCTTCGCCCAGCACCCGCGTTTAAAGCTGATGGCGCTGACCCACGTCACCCACCGCACCGGTCTGGTAATGCCGGTTGCGGCGATTGCCAAGGCCGCTCGCGAGCATGGCATCGATGTGATCCTCGACGGTGCCCACGCCCTGGGCCAAATCGAGTTCAACCTGGCCGACTTGGGTATCCAGTTCGCCGGCTTCAACCTGCACAAGTGGATTGGCGCGCCGCTGACGCTCGGCTTTCTCTATATCGCTCCCGAGCGCTTGGCCGATATCGACCCGGATATGGGCGAGTTCCACTACCCCGCCACCGATGTACGCGCACGTACGTCCTACAGCACGCCGAATTTTCCGGCGCTGATGACCCTTCCGCTGGTGTTTGAAGAACATCGGGCATTGGGCGGCGCGGCGGCCAAGGGGGCGCGGGTCAATTACCTGCGCGACCTTTGGGTGAGCCGGGTACGGCCGTTGGAAGGGATCGAGGTGCTGACGTCGGATGATCCGCGGCTTTATTGCGGGATCACCGCGTTCAAGTTCATGGGGCGCGATCAGCCAGTCATGGTGGATCGGTTGCTCAAGGAGTACGGCCTGTTTACCACGACGCGAACAGGAGCGGCGTTCGGTACCTGCATTCGGGTGACGCCGGGGTTGCTGACATCGGCGGCAGACATGAGTGTGCTGGTCGACGCCATTACCCAGCTAAACACACGCTGA
- a CDS encoding carbohydrate porin → MKKQHNNTRLICQLSAAAALVLSANAMAADAFSADSKWMTGDWGGERTKLIEQGIDIKADYVGEMGYNAHGGFNDDKTGRYSDQFGLGVALDLQKLWGWDNTQAKIQFTNRNGQNISNDRIGDPRAGTLSSSMEVYGRGHMVRLTQFWIQHQMFDNKLDVKLGYFGEGEDFNTFPCDFQNLSFCGSQVGNYVNTWYNWPVSQAAIRVKYNITPELYAQIGAYNQNPSQLEHGNGFKLSGSGTKGTVIPVELVWSPKVNNLPGEYRVGYYKSAADAPDVREDVNGGNAVLTGADFRTRSSKKGYWFVAQQQLTTHNGDASRGLNIAANATFHDKETNLVDNYQSLMLVYKGPFDARPKDDVGIGAARLHVNNDVKKNAELLNAANGVSDYDNPLYTPIRETEYNFEINYGFHVTNWLTVRPNLQYVVQPGGVDKVDNALVAGLKIQSTF, encoded by the coding sequence ATGAAAAAGCAACACAACAACACCCGGCTGATCTGCCAATTGTCAGCGGCAGCAGCCCTGGTATTGTCCGCCAATGCGATGGCGGCCGATGCATTCAGCGCCGATTCCAAGTGGATGACCGGCGATTGGGGCGGCGAACGTACCAAGCTGATCGAGCAAGGTATCGACATCAAGGCTGACTACGTAGGGGAGATGGGCTACAACGCCCACGGTGGCTTCAACGACGACAAGACCGGTCGCTACTCCGACCAGTTCGGTCTGGGCGTGGCACTGGACCTGCAAAAACTGTGGGGCTGGGACAACACCCAAGCCAAGATCCAGTTCACCAACCGTAATGGCCAGAACATTTCCAACGACCGCATTGGCGACCCGCGTGCCGGCACGCTGAGTTCGTCCATGGAAGTCTACGGTCGTGGCCACATGGTGCGTCTGACCCAGTTCTGGATCCAGCACCAGATGTTCGACAACAAACTGGATGTGAAACTCGGTTACTTCGGTGAAGGCGAAGACTTCAACACCTTCCCGTGCGACTTCCAGAACCTGTCGTTCTGCGGCTCCCAGGTCGGTAACTACGTGAACACCTGGTACAACTGGCCGGTCAGCCAGGCGGCGATCCGCGTGAAGTACAACATCACGCCAGAGCTGTATGCGCAAATCGGTGCCTACAACCAGAACCCATCGCAGCTGGAACACGGCAACGGCTTCAAGCTCAGCGGCAGCGGCACCAAGGGCACCGTGATTCCGGTGGAATTGGTCTGGTCGCCGAAGGTTAATAACCTGCCGGGCGAATACCGTGTGGGTTACTACAAGAGCGCGGCCGATGCTCCGGATGTACGTGAAGACGTCAACGGCGGCAATGCTGTCCTCACTGGCGCAGACTTCCGTACCCGCAGCAGCAAGAAAGGCTACTGGTTCGTTGCCCAACAGCAACTCACCACGCATAACGGCGACGCTTCCCGTGGTCTGAACATCGCGGCCAACGCGACCTTCCACGACAAGGAAACCAACCTGGTCGACAACTATCAGTCGCTCATGCTGGTGTACAAAGGCCCATTCGATGCGCGTCCAAAAGACGACGTCGGCATTGGCGCCGCGCGCCTGCACGTCAACAACGACGTGAAGAAAAACGCCGAACTGCTCAATGCCGCCAATGGTGTCAGCGATTACGACAACCCGTTGTACACGCCGATCCGCGAAACCGAATACAACTTCGAAATCAACTACGGCTTCCACGTTACCAACTGGCTGACCGTGCGTCCCAACCTGCAGTACGTCGTGCAACCTGGCGGCGTGGATAAAGTCGACAACGCGTTGGTGGCTGGCCTGAAAATCCAGTCTACGTTCTAA